The following coding sequences lie in one Calidithermus timidus DSM 17022 genomic window:
- a CDS encoding DUF2905 domain-containing protein encodes MEAGRWLVLLGVLLALLGLAMIYAPKLLGWFGHLPGDIRLERDGFRLYFPLTSMLLLSLALSLLLNLLARWFRG; translated from the coding sequence ATGGAAGCCGGGCGCTGGCTGGTGCTTTTGGGGGTGCTGCTGGCCCTGCTGGGGCTGGCGATGATCTATGCCCCGAAGCTTCTGGGCTGGTTCGGCCACCTGCCAGGGGACATCCGCCTGGAGCGCGATGGCTTTCGGCTTTACTTCCCCCTCACCTCGATGCTACTGCTCAGCTTGGCGCTGAGCCTTCTGCTCAACCTGCTCGCTCGCTGGTTTCGCGGCTAG